In Argonema galeatum A003/A1, the following proteins share a genomic window:
- a CDS encoding RNA-guided endonuclease InsQ/TnpB family protein: MFAIKRELKVNNKERSLMRGIAGFKRFVYNYGLDLIAASWDWEDVRGSDAKRIDTIKKVFTQVTMKKPEYAWMNKYPSTVYQSAFIALKKSFDSWRKGLTDFPKKKCKKKGDSFTVYKTSGIYPEKGKPALPFTNRVVIDAGKIIKLPGLKTFRLKEKIDFTCSSQTFTVDRIADKWFVSLAVDAQKIPPIYHPVQKVGVDLGVKCLATVSDGTCYAMPATTKRAKTKLSKLLLHNRNKKHGHKKLGIGASNNAKRYYIELAREYARISNIRRDTIQKMTTDLSRRVYCIRIEDLNVSGMMANHKLASAVTDNCFYEVRRQLIYKQAHYGTKVEIVDRWYPSSKMCSNCRHIQPMKLSERVFRCQKCNHVQDRDENASVNLENAPDNVVRSARPELTPVDKKWPTTLVEAGRKR, encoded by the coding sequence ATGTTTGCCATCAAAAGAGAGTTAAAAGTAAATAACAAAGAACGCTCCTTGATGCGCGGCATTGCTGGCTTTAAAAGATTTGTCTACAACTACGGCTTAGACTTAATCGCAGCAAGTTGGGACTGGGAGGACGTTCGAGGTAGCGATGCTAAACGTATTGATACCATCAAGAAAGTATTCACCCAAGTAACCATGAAAAAGCCGGAATATGCGTGGATGAACAAATATCCGTCCACAGTATATCAATCCGCTTTTATAGCTTTGAAGAAGTCTTTTGATAGCTGGAGAAAAGGTTTAACAGATTTTCCGAAGAAGAAATGCAAGAAGAAAGGCGACTCATTTACGGTTTACAAAACCTCTGGTATATATCCAGAAAAAGGTAAACCAGCACTGCCTTTCACCAACCGAGTTGTGATTGATGCAGGTAAAATTATCAAGCTGCCTGGATTAAAGACCTTTCGACTCAAGGAAAAGATTGATTTTACTTGCAGTTCTCAAACATTTACTGTTGACCGTATTGCCGATAAATGGTTTGTATCTTTGGCTGTAGATGCCCAAAAGATTCCCCCTATTTATCATCCCGTCCAGAAGGTTGGGGTAGACTTAGGGGTGAAGTGTTTAGCCACTGTTTCTGACGGAACCTGTTATGCCATGCCAGCTACTACTAAAAGAGCGAAAACCAAGCTCAGTAAGCTGCTTCTTCACAACCGTAACAAGAAACACGGGCACAAGAAGTTAGGGATCGGGGCATCTAATAACGCCAAAAGATACTACATCGAATTAGCTAGAGAGTATGCCAGGATTAGCAATATTCGACGAGATACAATTCAGAAAATGACAACTGATTTGAGTCGTCGCGTTTATTGTATCCGGATTGAGGATTTAAATGTTTCTGGCATGATGGCCAACCATAAACTTGCAAGTGCGGTAACAGATAACTGCTTTTATGAAGTCCGTCGTCAGTTAATTTACAAGCAAGCACATTATGGCACTAAGGTTGAGATAGTTGATAGATGGTATCCTTCCTCAAAGATGTGTTCCAACTGTCGTCACATCCAGCCAATGAAACTATCTGAGCGAGTGTTTCGTTGCCAAAAGTGTAATCATGTCCAAGACCGAGATGAAAATGCCTCGGTCAATCTGGAAAATGCACCAGATAATGTAGTAAGGTCGGCTCGACCTGAATTAACGCCTGTGGACAAGAAGTGGCCGACTACCTTGGTTGAAGCAGGAAGAAAACGCTAA